A stretch of the Medicago truncatula cultivar Jemalong A17 chromosome 5, MtrunA17r5.0-ANR, whole genome shotgun sequence genome encodes the following:
- the LOC11409351 gene encoding auxin-responsive protein IAA8, translated as MSPTAVVTEDEGRRKLSSTMERNYLGLSDCSSVDSCDSTLPSLCDEKKVNLNLKATELRLGLPGSQSPEREMDSDFYLTKLDEKPLFPLLPAKDGLQKNVVSGNKRGFADTVDGFSQGKFNGNTGINVMLSPRPAGAQASTVKEMPSKVLQERPCAARGTAGHNHAGAASVAGCAPASKAQVVGWPPIRSFRKNSMATASKNNNDEVDGKPGPAALFVKVSMDGAPYLRKVDLRTYATYQQLSSALEKMFSCFTLGQCGSHGAPGKEMMSESKLRDLLHGSEYVLTYEDKDGDWMLVGDVPWEMFIDTCRRLKIMKGSDAIGLAPRAMEKSKSRS; from the exons ATGTCTCCGACGGCTGTGGTTACGGAGGACGAAGGGCGGCGCAAACTGTCGTCGACGATGGAACGGAATTACTTGGGATTGTCTGATTGTTCATCGGTGGACAGTTGTGATTCAACTCTCCCAAGTTTGTGTGATGAGAAAAAAGTGAACTTGAATTTGAAGGCTACTGAGTTGAGGTTGGGTCTTCCTGGATCTCAATCACCCGAGAGGGAAATGGATTCGGATTTTTACTTAACAAAGCTTGATGAGAAACCATTGTTCCCTTTACTTCCTGCAAAAGATGGTTTGCAGAAGAATGTGGTTTCGGGGAATAAGAGAGGATTTGCTGATACCGTTGATGGGTTTTCTCAG GGTAAGTTTAATGGTAATACGGGGATTAACGTGATGCTATCGCCTAGACCTGCTGGAGCTCAGGCGAGCACAGTGAAAGAAATGCCGAGTAAGGTTTTGCAGGAAAGGCCTTGTGCAGCTAGAGGAACTGCTGGTCATAATCATGCAGGTGCTGCTTCTGTCGCTGGTTGTGCACCGGCATCAAA GGCACAAGTTGTTGGTTGGCCTCCTATAAGATCATTTAGAAAAAACTCAATGGCCACCGCTTCCAAGAACAACAATGATGAAGTGGATGGAAAACCAGGTCCCGCTGCACTCTTTGTGAAGGTCAGCATGGATGGTGCTCCCTATCTTAGGAAGGTCGATCTAAGAACTTATGCAACATATCAGCAACTATCTTCTGCCCTTGAGAAGATGTTCAGCTGTTTTACCCTAG GCCAGTGTGGTTCCCATGGTGCTCCAGGAAAAGAAATGATGAGTGAGAGCAAGCTGAGGGACCTTTTGCATGGTTCAGAATATGTTCTCACTTATGAAGATAAAGATGGAGACTGGATGCTTGTAGGGGACGTACCATGGGA GATGTTCATTGATACTTGCAGAAGGCTGAAAATCATGAAGGGTTCTGACGCCATTGGGTTAG CTCCCAGGGCCATGGAGAAGTCCAAAAGCAGGAGTTAG